In Oscillatoria salina IIICB1, a single genomic region encodes these proteins:
- the rlmN gene encoding 23S rRNA (adenine(2503)-C(2))-methyltransferase RlmN, protein MAIQSKDNLTKINNQEPLLGKSLNELTEWVQQQGQPSYRGKQLYQWLYQQGARSLSEITVFPKQWRETVKDYPLGRSTIDYQSVAPDRTRKYLLRLADDLIIETVGIPTSKRLTVCVSSQVGCPMQCDFCATGKGEYIRNLKHHEIVDQVLTVQADFQERVSNVVFMGMGEPLLNIKEVVAAVRSLNEDVGISQRSLTISTVGLPGRIRQLAQHQLQVTFAVSLHAPNQKLRAQLIPSASHYPLDKLLAECREYVQITGRRVTFEYILLAEVNDLPQHALELAKKLRGFQTHVNLIPYNPIVEVDYQRPSQQRIEAFTEVLRRENIAVSVRYSRGLETDAACGQLRASRH, encoded by the coding sequence ATGGCTATTCAAAGCAAAGATAACTTAACTAAAATTAACAACCAAGAACCATTACTAGGCAAATCTTTAAACGAATTAACCGAGTGGGTGCAACAACAGGGACAACCGAGCTATCGTGGTAAACAATTATATCAGTGGCTTTACCAACAAGGAGCGCGATCGCTCTCTGAGATCACCGTATTTCCCAAACAATGGCGCGAAACGGTGAAAGATTACCCCCTAGGTCGCTCTACTATAGATTACCAGAGTGTTGCCCCAGACCGAACCCGTAAATATCTGCTTCGTCTGGCTGACGATCTAATTATCGAAACTGTGGGAATTCCTACCAGTAAACGTCTCACGGTTTGTGTTTCTTCGCAAGTCGGTTGTCCGATGCAGTGCGATTTTTGCGCGACTGGAAAGGGTGAGTATATTCGTAACCTGAAACATCATGAAATTGTCGATCAGGTGTTAACTGTCCAAGCGGATTTTCAAGAACGAGTTAGTAATGTAGTATTTATGGGGATGGGTGAACCGTTGTTGAATATCAAAGAAGTAGTAGCGGCGGTGCGATCGCTAAATGAAGATGTGGGGATCTCCCAGCGATCGCTAACTATTTCTACTGTCGGTCTTCCCGGACGCATTCGTCAACTCGCCCAACATCAATTACAAGTTACTTTCGCTGTTAGTCTTCACGCCCCTAACCAAAAATTACGCGCACAACTTATTCCTAGCGCTAGTCACTATCCCCTGGATAAATTATTAGCAGAATGTCGCGAATACGTCCAAATTACCGGGCGCAGAGTAACTTTTGAATACATTCTTTTAGCTGAAGTAAATGACTTACCTCAACACGCTTTAGAATTAGCCAAAAAACTCCGTGGCTTTCAAACTCACGTCAATCTTATTCCCTACAACCCAATTGTGGAAGTAGACTATCAACGCCCCAGCCAACAACGAATAGAAGCATTCACCGAAGTGCTGAGGCGCGAAAATATTGCGGTTAGCGTGCGTTATTCTCGTGGCTTAGAAACTGATGCCGCTTGTGGGCAACTTCGTGCTTCTCGTCACTAG
- a CDS encoding type II toxin-antitoxin system RelE/ParE family toxin, whose translation MEAQPREIQNYQTVEGRSPFEEWLESLRDSRGKLIVDKRIRRVRVGNLGDYRSVGDGIFELRIDYGPGYRVYFGQVGTTLVLLLCGGDKSSQKQDILKAKEYWRNYERRKSITQ comes from the coding sequence GTGGAAGCTCAACCCAGAGAAATCCAAAACTATCAAACAGTCGAGGGAAGAAGTCCTTTTGAAGAATGGCTTGAGTCTCTTAGGGACAGTAGAGGTAAACTAATAGTTGATAAGCGAATTAGGCGTGTTAGGGTAGGTAATCTAGGAGACTATCGTTCAGTAGGAGACGGGATATTTGAGTTAAGAATTGATTACGGTCCCGGCTACAGAGTATATTTTGGACAAGTAGGAACTACCCTAGTGCTTCTTCTTTGTGGTGGGGATAAAAGTAGCCAAAAGCAAGATATTCTCAAAGCAAAAGAATATTGGAGAAATTATGAAAGACGTAAAAGTATCACCCAGTAG
- a CDS encoding SRPBCC family protein — translation MEEVTNIGKKPNQPDSKEVENWASLIGGGALVLLGLKERSLRGVLMTLAGGGLVYHGMPKENLGDKAQAALGLNQTIKAEKTVTINKPVAELYNYWHNFENLPTFMEHLQSVTVQDEKRSHWVAKAPLDTKIEWDAEIIKDEPNHLIAWASVDNADIENSGFVRFQPAPAGRGTQVKVAIEYNPPGGIVTDALAKLFGESPEQRVGNELSRFKQLMEAGEIATIAGQPQGS, via the coding sequence ATGGAAGAAGTAACCAATATCGGGAAAAAGCCAAACCAACCTGATAGTAAAGAAGTGGAAAATTGGGCTTCGTTAATCGGTGGTGGGGCTTTGGTTCTTCTCGGCTTAAAAGAACGTTCTTTGCGCGGAGTTTTGATGACTTTGGCGGGAGGAGGTTTAGTTTATCACGGAATGCCAAAAGAAAATCTAGGCGACAAAGCCCAAGCCGCATTAGGACTGAATCAAACTATCAAAGCTGAGAAAACTGTCACGATTAATAAGCCAGTGGCAGAGTTATATAACTATTGGCACAACTTTGAAAACTTGCCGACATTTATGGAGCATCTTCAGTCGGTGACAGTGCAGGATGAAAAGCGTTCCCATTGGGTAGCAAAAGCGCCTTTGGATACAAAAATTGAATGGGACGCAGAAATAATTAAAGATGAGCCAAATCATTTAATTGCTTGGGCTTCTGTAGACAATGCCGACATAGAAAATTCCGGTTTTGTTCGGTTTCAACCTGCGCCTGCGGGACGAGGTACACAAGTGAAAGTGGCAATTGAATATAATCCGCCGGGAGGAATTGTAACTGACGCGCTGGCGAAACTTTTTGGTGAGTCGCCGGAACAAAGAGTCGGTAACGAATTAAGTCGTTTTAAGCAGTTAATGGAAGCAGGAGAAATTGCAACGATCGCAGGTCAACCTCAAGGAAGTTAA
- the lgt gene encoding prolipoprotein diacylglyceryl transferase, with protein sequence MLLLAFQFQSPGPIILEIGPLTIRWYGLLIASAVLIGVTLSQYLASRRHVNPDLLADLAIWLVIAAIPCARLYYVLFQWQEYAQRPEEIIAIWKGGIAIHGAIIGGTIATLIFSRLNKISVWLLADLVVPSLILGQAIGRWGNFFNSEAFGAPTDLPWKLYIPPNRRPLEYIDYEYFHPTFLYESLWNLMVFALLMYLFFWGLRHRGKLKTGTLALVYMVAYSCGRVWIEGLRTDSLMFGPLRVAQLISLMAIAFGLLGLAWLYLLKRRLPDVVPPQQQSTPEQTNT encoded by the coding sequence ATGCTACTCTTAGCCTTTCAATTTCAATCTCCAGGTCCAATTATCTTGGAAATTGGTCCGCTAACTATTCGCTGGTATGGCTTATTAATAGCTTCAGCCGTTTTAATTGGCGTTACCTTATCTCAATATCTCGCTTCGCGTCGTCATGTCAACCCAGATCTTTTAGCAGATTTGGCAATTTGGTTGGTAATTGCGGCGATTCCCTGTGCTAGACTTTACTATGTCTTGTTTCAGTGGCAAGAATACGCTCAACGTCCAGAAGAAATTATCGCAATCTGGAAAGGTGGTATTGCTATTCACGGCGCAATTATTGGTGGGACGATCGCCACTTTAATTTTTAGTCGTTTGAATAAAATTTCGGTTTGGCTGTTAGCTGACTTGGTTGTCCCTTCTTTAATTTTAGGACAAGCGATCGGACGTTGGGGTAATTTTTTCAATTCTGAAGCTTTTGGTGCTCCCACGGATTTACCTTGGAAGTTGTATATTCCTCCTAACCGTCGTCCTTTGGAGTATATCGACTATGAGTATTTTCACCCTACTTTTCTTTATGAATCTTTGTGGAACTTAATGGTCTTTGCTTTGCTGATGTATCTTTTCTTTTGGGGATTGCGCCATCGAGGAAAACTGAAAACAGGTACTCTAGCGTTAGTTTATATGGTAGCTTATAGTTGCGGTCGAGTTTGGATCGAGGGATTGCGCACTGATAGCTTGATGTTTGGACCGCTACGGGTAGCCCAACTGATAAGTTTAATGGCGATCGCATTTGGTTTACTCGGACTAGCTTGGCTGTATCTACTCAAGCGTCGTCTCCCGGATGTCGTCCCTCCTCAACAACAGTCCACTCCAGAACAAACTAACACCTAA
- a CDS encoding alcohol dehydrogenase catalytic domain-containing protein, with the protein MKAVCWHGAKDVRVDNVPEPKILNPRDAIIKITSTAICGSDLHLYDGFIPTMESGDILGHEFMGEVVEVGSGVSNLKNGDRVVIPFTISCGNCFFCNRDLWSLCDNSNPNAWMAEKFYGHSPSGLFGYSHLLGGYAGGQAEYARVPFADVGPLKVPDGLTDEQVLFLTDIFPTGYMAAENCNIQPGDTVAIWGCGPVGQFAIRSAYML; encoded by the coding sequence ATGAAAGCAGTTTGTTGGCACGGTGCAAAAGATGTTCGAGTAGATAATGTCCCAGAACCGAAAATTTTGAACCCTCGCGATGCAATAATTAAGATTACTTCGACAGCGATTTGTGGTTCAGATTTGCACTTGTATGATGGCTTTATTCCGACAATGGAATCTGGTGATATCCTCGGTCACGAATTCATGGGTGAAGTCGTCGAAGTGGGTTCCGGAGTGAGTAACTTAAAAAATGGCGATCGCGTCGTGATTCCGTTTACAATTTCTTGTGGAAATTGTTTCTTTTGTAACCGAGATTTATGGTCATTATGTGATAATTCTAACCCGAATGCTTGGATGGCAGAAAAATTCTACGGTCATTCACCATCAGGATTATTTGGTTACTCACATTTACTCGGTGGCTATGCTGGAGGACAAGCAGAATATGCGCGAGTTCCCTTCGCTGACGTAGGACCTTTAAAAGTACCTGATGGACTCACCGACGAACAAGTTCTGTTCCTCACAGATATCTTTCCTACAGGTTATATGGCGGCAGAAAATTGTAATATTCAACCAGGTGATACTGTCGCAATTTGGGGTTGTGGACCTGTAGGACAATTTGCAATTCGTAGCGCTTATATGTTATGA
- a CDS encoding replication restart DNA helicase PriA produces the protein MTLTKKIQGLKMRLTQIVRCPNCGSQCQRHYFTNNQLVQTECNECDYLMVNCSRTGKVVEAYAPGINANYG, from the coding sequence ATGACTTTAACAAAAAAAATTCAAGGTTTGAAAATGCGTTTAACCCAAATAGTGCGCTGTCCTAATTGCGGGAGTCAATGTCAACGTCATTACTTTACAAATAATCAGCTCGTGCAAACTGAATGTAATGAATGTGACTATTTAATGGTAAATTGCTCCCGCACGGGTAAAGTTGTTGAAGCTTACGCTCCGGGAATAAATGCTAATTATGGCTAG
- a CDS encoding helix-turn-helix domain-containing transcriptional regulator, with protein sequence MKDVKVSPSRNYHEYLMEALQDPERAAGNIEVALEIEAGKPEPEILHLTLKDIIDSRVAANNLSPEAKLHYEKLAKILSETQGVEIFTFIELLSALGFRLAVVST encoded by the coding sequence ATGAAAGACGTAAAAGTATCACCCAGTAGAAACTATCATGAATATCTCATGGAAGCTCTGCAAGATCCAGAAAGAGCGGCTGGAAATATTGAAGTTGCTTTAGAAATCGAAGCAGGAAAACCCGAACCAGAAATACTCCACCTAACCCTAAAAGATATTATCGATTCTCGCGTCGCGGCAAATAATCTTTCACCCGAAGCTAAACTACACTATGAGAAACTGGCTAAAATTCTCTCAGAAACACAAGGTGTAGAAATTTTTACTTTCATTGAGTTACTATCGGCATTAGGCTTTCGTTTAGCGGTTGTTTCTACATGA
- the cobM gene encoding precorrin-4 C(11)-methyltransferase encodes MYQASPSSLQPAVYFIGAGPGDPDLLTLKAVKVLQAADVIIYADSLVPKQILQFVRADAELLNTSNKTLEEILPLAIARVKANLSVVRLHSGDLTLYSAIHEQMHLLAEENIPFELIPGISAFQAAAAKLNVELTVPNLVQTIVLTRISGAASKVPESEELTALAAHKASLCLYLAARHVEKAQAKLLVHYPPETPVAVCFRVGWEDEKIFLTTLDKMAKVTQENNLIRTTLYLISPALSGKKARSRLYHPDHYHLFRPR; translated from the coding sequence ATGTACCAAGCGTCTCCATCTTCTCTTCAACCAGCAGTTTACTTTATTGGGGCGGGTCCCGGCGATCCTGATTTACTGACGCTCAAAGCAGTAAAAGTTCTCCAAGCGGCGGATGTTATTATTTATGCTGATTCGTTAGTACCGAAGCAAATTTTGCAGTTTGTGCGGGCTGATGCAGAGTTGCTGAATACGAGTAATAAGACTTTAGAAGAAATTTTGCCTTTGGCGATCGCGCGTGTCAAGGCTAATCTCTCGGTAGTACGTCTCCATTCTGGCGATCTAACTCTATATAGCGCAATTCACGAACAAATGCACCTTTTAGCTGAGGAAAATATCCCTTTTGAGTTGATTCCTGGAATTAGTGCTTTCCAAGCAGCCGCAGCGAAATTAAACGTAGAATTAACGGTTCCTAATTTGGTGCAAACAATCGTTCTGACGCGCATTAGTGGCGCTGCTTCAAAAGTTCCGGAAAGTGAAGAATTAACTGCTTTAGCAGCCCATAAAGCCAGTTTGTGCTTATATCTCGCCGCCCGTCATGTGGAAAAAGCTCAAGCTAAGTTGTTGGTACATTATCCACCGGAAACACCCGTAGCTGTTTGCTTCCGCGTCGGTTGGGAAGATGAAAAGATTTTCTTGACAACCCTTGACAAAATGGCAAAAGTTACTCAAGAAAATAACTTAATTCGGACAACTTTGTACTTGATTAGTCCTGCTTTGTCAGGGAAAAAAGCGCGATCGCGTCTCTACCATCCTGACCATTATCATCTATTTCGTCCACGTTAG
- a CDS encoding zinc-binding dehydrogenase, whose product MAIDRIPERLALAKAANAEVLNYEEIDVGEAVKEMTGGRGPDACIDAVGMEAHGTDAMALYDKVKQAVRLETGRALVLRQAMATPTLRYAACRKGGTVSVPGVYGGFIDKMPMGAVVNKGLTIKSGQTHVHRYLQPLLERIQNQEIDPSFVITHKMKLEDAPKGYKIFRDKEDNCIKVVLTP is encoded by the coding sequence ATCGCTATTGATAGGATACCGGAAAGATTAGCCTTAGCAAAAGCAGCAAATGCAGAAGTCCTCAACTACGAAGAAATTGACGTAGGGGAAGCAGTTAAAGAAATGACTGGAGGAAGAGGACCCGACGCTTGTATTGACGCAGTGGGAATGGAAGCCCACGGAACCGATGCAATGGCATTGTACGATAAAGTTAAGCAAGCAGTGCGCTTAGAAACCGGACGAGCGTTAGTATTAAGACAGGCGATGGCTACGCCGACCTTGCGGTACGCGGCTTGTCGCAAAGGTGGTACAGTTTCGGTTCCTGGTGTTTATGGTGGCTTTATTGATAAAATGCCGATGGGTGCAGTGGTGAATAAAGGTTTGACGATTAAATCTGGACAAACCCACGTACATCGCTATTTACAGCCTCTCCTAGAACGCATTCAAAATCAAGAAATTGACCCTTCTTTTGTCATTACTCACAAAATGAAGTTGGAAGACGCACCTAAAGGTTACAAGATTTTCCGCGATAAAGAAGACAATTGCATCAAAGTTGTCCTCACACCCTAG